The following coding sequences are from one Pseudonocardia sp. HH130630-07 window:
- a CDS encoding ketopantoate reductase family protein, whose product MRYVVIGAGAVGGTIGARLHGAGREVVLIARGPHLAALREHGLRLETPDGPRTYPVPAAAAVSEIDWRPDDVVVLAVKSQDTGPVLETLAGVAPHVTIVCAQNGVANERTAARRFDRVQAMLVILPAEHYEPGVVIASSSPTPGMLDVGCWPSGVDATSTAVAADLTAAGFSSHTDPAVMDAKYGKLLTNLGNAVDAICGFADPDAARLVEAATAEGTACYTAAGITARTGDDDRVRREGILTERPVAGRSRQGSSSWQSLRRGSGSVEARYLNGEIVALGAAHGVPTPVNAELLRVAEEMAAAGEPPASRRGATLLPTPRRSTHGASASRHEAEAP is encoded by the coding sequence GTGCGCTACGTGGTGATCGGGGCAGGAGCGGTCGGCGGGACCATCGGGGCCCGGCTGCACGGGGCCGGCCGGGAGGTGGTGCTGATCGCCCGCGGCCCGCACCTGGCGGCGCTGCGGGAGCACGGACTGCGGCTGGAGACCCCGGACGGGCCCCGGACCTACCCGGTGCCGGCGGCCGCCGCGGTGTCGGAGATCGACTGGCGGCCCGACGACGTCGTCGTGCTGGCGGTGAAGTCGCAGGACACCGGGCCGGTACTGGAGACGCTGGCCGGGGTGGCGCCGCACGTCACGATCGTGTGCGCACAGAACGGCGTCGCCAACGAGCGCACCGCGGCCCGGCGGTTCGACCGGGTGCAGGCCATGCTGGTGATCCTCCCGGCCGAGCACTACGAGCCGGGGGTGGTGATCGCCTCGTCGTCGCCGACGCCGGGGATGCTCGACGTCGGGTGCTGGCCGTCCGGGGTCGACGCCACCAGCACCGCCGTCGCCGCCGATCTCACGGCCGCCGGGTTCTCCTCGCACACCGACCCGGCGGTGATGGACGCGAAGTACGGCAAGCTGCTCACCAACCTGGGCAACGCCGTCGACGCGATCTGCGGGTTCGCCGACCCGGACGCCGCCCGGCTGGTCGAGGCGGCCACCGCGGAGGGGACGGCCTGCTACACCGCCGCCGGGATCACCGCCCGGACCGGCGACGACGACCGCGTCCGCCGCGAGGGCATCCTCACCGAGCGGCCGGTGGCCGGGCGGAGCCGGCAGGGCTCGTCGTCCTGGCAGAGCCTGCGCCGGGGCAGCGGCTCGGTCGAGGCGCGCTACCTCAACGGCGAGATCGTGGCCCTCGGGGCGGCCCACGGCGTACCGACCCCGGTCAACGCGGAGCTGCTGCGCGTGGCCGAGGAGATGGCCGCCGCGGGCGAACCCCCCGCCTCCCGCCGCGGCGCCACTCTCCTCCCCACCCCCCGCCGTTCCACTCATGGAGCTTCGGCCTCGCGACACGAGGCCGAAGCTCCATGA
- a CDS encoding pyridoxamine 5'-phosphate oxidase family protein, producing MGAREIRTLAELQEITGVASQPALAKERDRLLDVHREWLAVSRFVLLATSGADGTCDVSPKGDPAGFVHVVDDRTVAVPERPGNGRVDGWRNVLENPHVGLILLVPGRSDTLRINGRARLVRDADYFDALAVRGRRPLLACEIAVEQVFFHCPKAFLRSELWRSGTWPEADRLPSVAAIAKQLARPDEPLEQIERYYGAEYAERLY from the coding sequence ATGGGTGCACGGGAGATCCGGACGCTGGCCGAGCTGCAGGAGATCACCGGCGTGGCGTCGCAGCCGGCGCTGGCCAAGGAGCGGGACCGGCTGCTCGACGTGCACCGCGAGTGGCTGGCGGTGTCCCGGTTCGTGCTGCTGGCCACGTCCGGCGCCGACGGGACCTGCGACGTCTCGCCGAAGGGCGATCCGGCCGGGTTCGTGCACGTGGTCGACGACCGCACCGTCGCCGTCCCGGAGCGGCCGGGGAACGGCCGGGTGGACGGCTGGCGCAACGTCCTGGAGAACCCACACGTCGGGCTGATCCTGCTCGTCCCCGGCCGCTCGGACACCCTGCGGATCAACGGCCGGGCGCGCCTGGTGCGCGACGCCGACTACTTCGACGCGCTCGCCGTCCGGGGCCGGCGGCCGCTGCTGGCCTGTGAGATCGCTGTCGAGCAGGTGTTCTTCCACTGCCCGAAGGCGTTCCTGCGCTCGGAGCTGTGGCGCTCCGGCACCTGGCCGGAGGCGGACCGGCTGCCGTCGGTGGCGGCGATCGCGAAGCAGCTGGCCCGGCCGGACGAGCCGCTGGAGCAGATCGAGCGGTACTACGGCGCGGAGTACGCCGAGCGGCTCTACTGA
- a CDS encoding TetR/AcrR family transcriptional regulator C-terminal domain-containing protein has protein sequence MSTSRQPEPPFRVIAGRIRDRIESGELRPGDRVPSIRQIAQRWGVAIATATRAAAVLRDEGLVEPRTGAGTVVTGRAGTGTTVATGGRRGPERPATPGPAATVAAAAGPDGQARRDRLLRVAITIADTEGLEAVSMRRLAAHLGVGPMSLYRSVAGKDELLAQMADSAFGEVVLPDPGPPGWRAKLELVARAEWRLFRQHLWLPATVSLTRPMLVPHMMAHSEWTLRALDGLGLPMAVRVREMLTLQSLVLNIGVAVAAEVDAERDSGLPLDRWRVTRRPQVRHAVDPARYPLLAAIPEGTAEDLGELFEYALARHLDGLAVLLERTGGPAEQA, from the coding sequence ATGTCGACCAGCCGGCAGCCGGAGCCGCCGTTCCGGGTGATCGCGGGCCGGATCCGGGACCGGATCGAGTCCGGCGAGCTGCGTCCGGGGGACCGGGTCCCGTCGATCCGGCAGATCGCCCAGCGCTGGGGGGTCGCCATCGCGACCGCGACCCGGGCCGCCGCCGTCCTCCGCGACGAGGGTCTCGTCGAGCCGCGGACGGGAGCGGGAACGGTCGTCACCGGGCGAGCGGGCACCGGCACGACCGTCGCCACCGGCGGCCGCCGGGGCCCCGAGCGCCCGGCGACCCCCGGTCCGGCCGCCACCGTGGCCGCAGCAGCCGGGCCCGACGGGCAGGCACGGCGGGACCGGTTGCTGCGGGTGGCGATCACGATCGCCGACACCGAGGGGCTCGAGGCGGTGTCGATGCGCCGGCTCGCCGCGCACCTCGGCGTCGGCCCGATGTCGCTGTACCGCTCGGTCGCCGGCAAGGACGAGCTGCTGGCGCAGATGGCCGACAGCGCGTTCGGCGAGGTCGTCCTCCCGGACCCCGGGCCACCGGGCTGGCGGGCGAAGCTCGAGCTCGTCGCCCGTGCGGAGTGGCGGCTGTTCCGGCAGCACCTGTGGCTGCCGGCCACCGTGTCGCTCACCCGGCCGATGCTGGTCCCGCACATGATGGCGCACTCCGAGTGGACGCTGCGTGCGCTCGACGGGCTCGGGCTGCCGATGGCCGTCCGGGTCCGCGAGATGCTGACGCTGCAGTCCCTGGTGCTGAACATCGGCGTCGCGGTGGCCGCCGAGGTCGACGCCGAGCGGGACTCCGGGCTCCCGCTCGACCGGTGGCGGGTCACGCGACGACCGCAGGTGCGCCACGCCGTCGATCCGGCCCGCTACCCGCTGCTGGCCGCCATCCCCGAGGGGACCGCGGAGGATCTCGGGGAACTGTTCGAGTACGCGCTCGCCCGGCACCTGGACGGCCTCGCCGTCCTGCTGGAGCGCACCGGCGGGCCGGCGGAGCAGGCATGA
- a CDS encoding TetR/AcrR family transcriptional regulator, whose amino-acid sequence MTRARLLAAAAEVFAESGVAGASVETIAERAGHTRGAFYGHFAGKDELVAALLEERTHREREEVAGLAAAGGDTWEALREWHRQRSVHVEQWLALRLELVRHTLNRAPGERSVLAGRETVAREALTGAVAHELGVDRAGAAFTALVVHALEDGLAIQRAIDPDSVPADAVVAATEMVLRGARRPGAGPGH is encoded by the coding sequence TTGACCCGGGCCCGGCTGCTCGCCGCGGCGGCGGAGGTCTTCGCCGAGTCCGGGGTCGCCGGGGCGTCGGTGGAGACGATCGCCGAGCGCGCCGGTCACACCCGTGGCGCGTTCTACGGGCACTTCGCCGGGAAGGACGAGCTGGTCGCCGCCCTGCTGGAGGAGCGGACCCACCGCGAGCGGGAGGAGGTGGCCGGGCTCGCCGCCGCCGGGGGCGACACCTGGGAGGCCCTGCGCGAGTGGCACCGGCAGCGCTCGGTCCACGTCGAGCAGTGGCTGGCACTGCGACTGGAGCTGGTGCGCCACACCCTGAACCGCGCACCCGGGGAGCGGTCGGTGCTCGCCGGCCGGGAGACCGTCGCCCGGGAGGCGCTGACCGGCGCGGTGGCGCACGAGCTGGGCGTGGACCGGGCCGGGGCCGCGTTCACCGCGCTGGTCGTCCACGCTCTGGAGGACGGCCTGGCCATCCAGCGGGCCATCGACCCCGACTCGGTCCCGGCGGACGCCGTCGTGGCGGCGACCGAGATGGTCCTGCGCGGGGCACGGCGGCCGGGGGCAGGTCCCGGGCACTGA
- a CDS encoding IS5 family transposase (programmed frameshift) codes for MTDAQWARLAPLLPSSEGRRGRPFRDDRRVIEGIIYRYRCGLPWRDVPAEFGPWQTLWKRHRRYSGDGTWDHILAALLVEADAAEVLGWAVSVDSTIIRAHQHAATLKRDTGGRIELHESARREPADHALGRSRGGLSTKIHQLVDGHGRPLVVLLGPGQGGDSPMFPHLMARLSIARPGPGRPRTRPERVRADKAYSSRAIRRHLRERRIIAVIPEPSDQQGHRKRRGSRGGRPPAFDPVDYRNRNVVERGFCHVKQWRGLATRYDKLALTFRGGAVLKAIVTWLRALGDTP; via the exons CTGACTGATGCCCAGTGGGCCCGTCTGGCGCCGCTGTTGCCCTCCTCCGAGGGTCGTCGCGGGCGCCCGTTCCGCGATGACCGCCGGGTGATCGAGGGGATCATCTACCGGTATCGGTGCGGGCTTCCCTGGCGCGACGTCCCAGCCGAGTTCGGGCCGTGGCAGACGTTGTGGAAGCGGCACCGCCGCTACAGCGGCGACGGCACCTGGGACCACATCCTGGCTGCTCTTCTGGTCGAGGCCGACGCCGCCGAGGTGCTCGGGTGGGCGGTCAGCGTGGACTCCACGATCATCCGTGCCCACCAGCACGCCGCGACCCTCAAGCGCGACACAGGGGGCCGGATCGAACTACACGAATCTGCTCGCCG CGAACCAGCAGATCACGCGCTGGGACGGTCCCGCGGAGGGCTGTCGACGAAGATCCACCAGCTCGTTGACGGGCACGGCCGCCCGCTGGTGGTCCTCCTCGGCCCCGGCCAGGGCGGCGACTCGCCAATGTTTCCGCACCTGATGGCGCGCCTGAGCATCGCCCGACCGGGCCCGGGACGACCCCGGACCCGGCCTGAACGCGTGCGCGCGGACAAGGCCTACTCCTCACGCGCGATCCGCCGGCACCTGCGCGAGCGCCGGATCATCGCTGTCATTCCGGAGCCCTCTGACCAGCAGGGACACCGCAAACGACGGGGCTCACGCGGTGGCCGACCGCCCGCATTCGATCCGGTCGACTACCGAAACCGCAACGTCGTCGAGCGCGGGTTCTGCCACGTCAAGCAGTGGCGCGGGCTGGCCACCCGTTACGACAAGCTCGCCCTGACCTTCCGCGGCGGCGCCGTCCTGAAGGCAATCGTCACCTGGCTCCGCGCATTGGGAGACACACCCTAG
- a CDS encoding DUF6204 family protein, giving the protein MRTYRVTLRGRFADVPGAAGEHLRAVAHEHGVLAARHTSDGTVTYGAELRGLVFRHESRQGDDADDPGESAGAAAAHAVHAWAAAHGVTVTIDRTDTTCLDDITIRRRNRRAG; this is encoded by the coding sequence GTGCGCACCTACCGAGTGACCCTCCGGGGGCGGTTCGCCGACGTGCCCGGCGCCGCGGGCGAGCACCTGCGGGCCGTCGCGCACGAGCACGGCGTCCTCGCGGCCCGCCACACCTCCGACGGCACCGTCACCTACGGGGCCGAACTCCGCGGCCTGGTGTTCCGGCACGAGTCCCGCCAGGGCGACGACGCCGACGACCCGGGGGAGAGCGCGGGCGCGGCGGCCGCGCACGCGGTGCACGCCTGGGCGGCGGCCCACGGCGTCACCGTCACGATCGACCGGACCGACACCACCTGCCTGGACGACATCACGATCCGCCGCCGGAACCGTCGTGCCGGCTAG
- a CDS encoding TetR/AcrR family transcriptional regulator, with translation MSTPTGRRERKKAATRERIADTARRLFAESGYDAVGIRDVAAAADVAVTTLFSHFASKEALVFEHDLDFENRLVHAVAGRAPGAPLVPVLREEIRDMVRHCTSGAAAPLWRMIDGSPALRQYEESMRLRHAESLATAIAADPGPPRSTTACRTIARFAVDAHGLARESGDPDAAVDEIFRMVEAAWASTTPERAG, from the coding sequence ATGAGCACGCCGACCGGACGCCGGGAGCGCAAGAAGGCCGCGACCCGGGAGCGGATCGCCGACACCGCCCGCAGGCTCTTCGCCGAGAGCGGGTACGACGCGGTGGGCATCCGGGACGTGGCCGCGGCGGCCGACGTCGCCGTCACCACGCTGTTCTCGCACTTCGCCTCGAAGGAGGCGCTGGTCTTCGAGCACGACCTCGACTTCGAGAACCGCCTCGTCCACGCGGTCGCCGGGCGCGCGCCCGGTGCGCCGCTCGTCCCGGTGCTGCGGGAGGAGATCCGGGACATGGTCCGGCACTGCACGTCCGGTGCGGCCGCCCCGCTCTGGCGGATGATCGACGGCTCGCCCGCACTGCGACAGTACGAGGAGTCGATGCGGCTGCGCCACGCGGAGTCGCTGGCCACCGCCATCGCCGCCGATCCCGGTCCGCCGCGCAGCACGACCGCCTGCCGGACCATCGCCCGGTTCGCGGTGGACGCCCACGGGCTGGCCCGGGAGTCCGGCGACCCGGACGCCGCGGTGGACGAGATCTTCCGGATGGTCGAGGCCGCCTGGGCGAGCACCACCCCGGAGCGGGCCGGCTGA
- a CDS encoding NADP-dependent oxidoreductase gives MKRVSFAEFGGPEVLQLVDAEEPHAGPGQVRIAVRAAGVNPADWRIREGQVLAAHPVRLPCGVGLDAAGVVDETGPGVDDVRVGDRVFGEGIDTYAEHAVLTAWTRMPGGLSFAEAAGYPSVVETALRIIGEVGVEPGQTLLVSGASGGVGSAVLQIARERGIAVIGTAGPANQDYLRDLGAAATTYGDGWAERVRALGPVDAALDLAGSGVIGELVELTGDPGRVVSIADLAAPESGVRFSGTAGSVPDALAEAVDLIERGRLHIPVERSYALADAAAAHADSHAGHTRGRRVIVV, from the coding sequence ATGAAGAGGGTGAGCTTCGCCGAGTTCGGCGGTCCCGAGGTCCTGCAGCTGGTCGACGCCGAGGAACCGCACGCGGGCCCCGGTCAGGTCCGCATCGCGGTGCGCGCGGCGGGGGTCAATCCCGCCGACTGGCGGATCCGGGAGGGCCAGGTGCTCGCCGCCCACCCGGTCCGGCTGCCGTGCGGGGTCGGGCTGGACGCGGCCGGCGTGGTGGACGAGACCGGCCCGGGCGTCGACGACGTGCGCGTCGGCGACCGGGTGTTCGGGGAGGGGATCGACACCTACGCCGAGCACGCCGTGCTGACGGCCTGGACCCGCATGCCCGGCGGGCTCTCCTTCGCCGAGGCGGCCGGGTACCCGTCGGTGGTCGAGACCGCGCTGCGCATCATCGGTGAGGTCGGCGTCGAACCCGGGCAGACGTTGCTGGTCAGCGGCGCGTCCGGCGGTGTCGGCTCGGCGGTGCTGCAGATCGCCCGCGAGCGCGGCATCGCGGTGATCGGCACGGCGGGCCCGGCCAACCAGGACTACCTCCGCGACCTGGGCGCCGCCGCCACGACCTACGGCGACGGCTGGGCCGAGCGGGTCCGCGCGCTCGGCCCGGTGGACGCGGCGCTCGACCTCGCCGGTTCCGGGGTGATCGGCGAGCTGGTCGAGCTGACCGGGGATCCCGGCCGGGTCGTCTCGATCGCCGATCTCGCGGCGCCGGAGTCCGGGGTCCGGTTCTCCGGGACGGCGGGGAGCGTGCCGGACGCGCTCGCCGAGGCCGTCGACCTCATCGAGCGGGGCCGGCTGCACATCCCGGTCGAACGGTCCTACGCGCTCGCCGACGCCGCGGCGGCGCACGCCGACAGCCACGCCGGCCACACGCGGGGGCGCCGGGTCATCGTCGTCTGA
- a CDS encoding CocE/NonD family hydrolase, with translation MYPPQVDADVHMTTRDGVTLAGDLYRPAGDGRWPVLLHRTPYDRRDPFRVSGIVADPLWLARQGFAVLVQDTRGRAGSGGRFDFLTQEYDDSSDAVDWAAEQPWSDGTVGMYGSSYLGMTVLQAVAARNPRLTAAAALIGTADMAHTARPGGLFELGFLTTYALGMVREGLGHTSLDAAERRQVLESLAAADADRIATLGRLPLTGIAPLDDDRVAPFWADWLRSPNDPFWDRPTLLTEPERVTIPFLQVAAYRDFTSPTQFRLAELLRDDERAALVAGPWTHMGTYTASGEVGARVLPDAAAGVPVWGPVLAAFFDRHLRGGDGSGHPAARRYLSGPGRVAYYVGGANTWAHADTWPPPAVATREWALTSAGDARSAAGDGRLDRPGEPGATAGSDTFTADPHDPFPTHGGAIVLEGVQAASPGGIQDQRAVDGRTDLLVYTGEPLAADVTVGGAPELVTFVTSTAPDADLCVTLVDVEPGGYAVNVAEGAQRARYRDGGDEDWLDADRPHRVTVVLHDVAHRFGRGHRIRVQVAGASFPRFSRNLHTRTVPELGTLDEAVTARHTVHHGGSTPSVLRLPVIGA, from the coding sequence GTGTACCCACCCCAGGTGGACGCCGACGTCCACATGACCACCCGCGACGGCGTCACCCTCGCCGGGGACCTGTACCGCCCGGCCGGCGACGGCCGCTGGCCGGTGCTGCTGCACCGCACGCCCTACGACCGGCGCGATCCCTTCCGCGTCTCGGGGATCGTGGCCGACCCGCTGTGGCTCGCCCGGCAGGGCTTCGCGGTGCTCGTGCAGGACACCCGCGGTCGCGCCGGGTCCGGCGGCCGCTTCGACTTCCTCACCCAGGAGTACGACGACTCCTCCGACGCCGTCGACTGGGCGGCGGAGCAGCCGTGGAGCGACGGCACCGTCGGCATGTACGGCTCGTCCTACCTGGGCATGACCGTGCTGCAGGCCGTCGCGGCCCGCAACCCGCGGCTCACGGCCGCCGCCGCGCTGATCGGCACCGCCGACATGGCGCACACGGCCCGGCCGGGCGGGCTGTTCGAGCTGGGATTCCTGACGACCTACGCGCTCGGCATGGTGCGGGAGGGGCTGGGCCACACGTCGCTGGACGCGGCGGAACGCCGGCAGGTGCTGGAGTCGCTGGCCGCCGCCGACGCCGACCGCATCGCCACCCTGGGGCGGCTGCCGCTGACCGGCATCGCCCCGCTCGACGACGACCGGGTCGCCCCGTTCTGGGCGGACTGGCTGCGCTCGCCGAACGACCCGTTCTGGGACCGGCCGACGCTGCTCACCGAGCCCGAGCGGGTCACCATCCCGTTCCTGCAGGTCGCCGCGTACCGGGACTTCACGAGCCCGACCCAGTTCCGGCTGGCGGAGCTGCTGCGGGACGACGAGCGGGCCGCGCTCGTCGCCGGGCCGTGGACCCACATGGGTACCTACACGGCGTCCGGCGAGGTCGGGGCCAGGGTGCTGCCGGACGCGGCGGCCGGTGTGCCCGTCTGGGGCCCGGTGCTCGCCGCGTTCTTCGACCGGCACCTGCGCGGCGGTGACGGCTCCGGCCACCCGGCGGCCCGGCGGTACCTCTCCGGTCCCGGGCGGGTCGCCTACTACGTCGGCGGCGCGAACACCTGGGCGCACGCGGACACCTGGCCGCCCCCGGCGGTCGCGACCCGGGAGTGGGCCCTCACCAGCGCCGGCGACGCCCGCAGCGCCGCCGGTGACGGACGGCTGGACCGGCCGGGCGAGCCCGGTGCGACCGCCGGGTCCGACACGTTCACCGCCGACCCGCACGACCCGTTCCCCACCCACGGCGGGGCGATCGTGCTCGAGGGCGTGCAGGCCGCCTCGCCCGGCGGCATCCAGGACCAGCGCGCCGTGGACGGCCGGACCGACCTGCTCGTCTACACCGGTGAGCCGCTCGCCGCCGACGTCACCGTCGGCGGCGCTCCGGAGCTGGTCACGTTCGTCACCAGCACCGCGCCGGACGCCGACCTGTGCGTCACGCTCGTCGACGTCGAACCCGGCGGGTACGCCGTCAACGTCGCCGAGGGCGCGCAGCGGGCCCGCTACCGCGACGGCGGCGACGAGGACTGGCTCGACGCCGACCGTCCACACCGGGTGACGGTCGTCCTGCACGACGTCGCGCACCGGTTCGGCCGCGGGCACCGGATCCGGGTGCAGGTGGCCGGGGCCAGCTTCCCCCGCTTCAGCCGCAACCTGCACACCCGGACCGTGCCCGAGCTCGGCACCCTCGACGAGGCCGTCACCGCCCGGCACACCGTGCACCACGGTGGGTCGACGCCCTCCGTGCTGCGGCTCCCGGTGATCGGCGCATGA
- a CDS encoding putative quinol monooxygenase: MTGAAETVVVVRLRARPGRGEELRALLGELATRVLQEEPRTLRYAFYTEPGSDPVRITVVEQYASPADRAAHDAGVLVEYLPRLLELVDPAPEVVVLEPADLPVRADPAAAARLRL; the protein is encoded by the coding sequence ATGACCGGCGCGGCAGAGACCGTCGTCGTCGTGCGGTTGCGGGCCCGCCCGGGGCGCGGCGAGGAGCTGCGCGCCCTGCTCGGCGAGCTCGCGACCCGGGTGCTGCAGGAGGAGCCCCGGACCCTGCGCTACGCCTTCTACACCGAGCCGGGCTCGGACCCGGTGCGGATCACGGTCGTCGAGCAGTACGCCTCCCCGGCCGACCGGGCCGCGCACGACGCGGGAGTCCTGGTCGAGTACCTGCCACGACTGCTGGAGCTGGTGGATCCCGCGCCCGAGGTGGTCGTCCTGGAGCCGGCCGACCTGCCGGTCCGGGCCGATCCGGCGGCGGCCGCCCGGCTGCGTCTCTGA
- a CDS encoding VOC family protein → MTAEPAPTVWPALRYTDAPAALRFLVDVIGFREALVVPDDGGDIVHAELRWPEGGAVMLGSLRHTEGVHDEASPGTGVVYVVTDRVDDLYATVRSAGVEVTRELEDTDYGSHTFSMRDAEGNQWTFGTYRGAA, encoded by the coding sequence ATGACAGCAGAACCCGCACCCACCGTCTGGCCGGCGTTGCGCTACACCGACGCGCCCGCCGCACTGCGCTTCCTCGTCGACGTCATCGGTTTCCGCGAGGCACTCGTGGTGCCCGACGACGGCGGCGACATCGTCCATGCGGAGCTCCGGTGGCCCGAGGGGGGAGCCGTCATGCTCGGCTCGCTGCGCCACACCGAGGGCGTCCACGACGAGGCGTCCCCCGGCACCGGCGTCGTGTACGTCGTGACCGACCGGGTGGACGACCTGTACGCGACCGTCCGCTCGGCCGGCGTCGAGGTGACCCGCGAACTGGAGGACACCGACTACGGCTCGCACACGTTCTCGATGCGCGACGCCGAGGGCAACCAGTGGACCTTCGGCACCTACCGCGGCGCTGCGTGA
- a CDS encoding MarR family winged helix-turn-helix transcriptional regulator codes for MTPDGPGRALFAFVRHWSRRAPDGDDPIAARGRHALVAEAVAALTRRDVVATVNAIAAEIGLDQSGASRLVRDAAAAGYLTVGPVPGDARSRCTALTGAGGRMLADAHAWQEQVFDRLTDGWSAQRRAEFERGLRELVERSTLAGPGEPGPPS; via the coding sequence GTGACGCCGGACGGGCCCGGCCGGGCACTGTTCGCCTTCGTCCGGCACTGGTCGCGGCGGGCACCGGACGGCGACGATCCGATCGCCGCCCGCGGGCGCCACGCGCTCGTCGCCGAGGCGGTCGCCGCGCTCACCCGGCGCGACGTCGTCGCGACCGTCAACGCGATCGCCGCAGAGATCGGCCTCGACCAGAGCGGCGCGTCCCGCCTCGTCCGGGACGCCGCTGCGGCCGGGTACCTGACGGTCGGGCCCGTACCCGGCGACGCGCGGAGCCGCTGCACCGCACTGACCGGGGCCGGCGGCCGGATGCTCGCCGACGCCCACGCCTGGCAGGAGCAGGTCTTCGACCGGCTCACCGACGGGTGGAGCGCGCAGCGGCGGGCCGAGTTCGAGCGCGGGCTGCGGGAGCTGGTCGAGCGCAGCACCCTCGCCGGACCGGGGGAGCCCGGACCGCCGTCGTGA
- a CDS encoding nuclear transport factor 2 family protein, with amino-acid sequence MDFDDDAVTAWHEAVNSHDPARAASAVGDAVVVFGPRGAGSIDPARFAEWVRRSWITLTPQARHPVGEDLTVVEQDARWPGDPATSRVATVFRVRDGKVTAALRLPDLDAALDLARVCHEMAATR; translated from the coding sequence ATGGACTTCGACGACGACGCCGTCACCGCCTGGCACGAGGCCGTGAACAGCCACGATCCGGCACGTGCGGCGAGCGCGGTCGGCGACGCGGTCGTGGTGTTCGGCCCCCGGGGAGCCGGCTCGATCGACCCGGCCCGGTTCGCCGAGTGGGTGCGGCGGTCCTGGATCACGCTCACACCACAGGCCCGGCACCCGGTCGGCGAGGACCTCACCGTCGTCGAGCAGGACGCCCGCTGGCCGGGTGATCCGGCCACGTCCCGGGTCGCCACGGTGTTCCGGGTCCGGGACGGGAAGGTGACCGCGGCCCTGCGGCTGCCCGACCTCGACGCCGCCCTCGACCTCGCGCGGGTCTGCCACGAGATGGCCGCCACCCGGTGA
- a CDS encoding MarR family winged helix-turn-helix transcriptional regulator — MTDASEEPDEPWLSAEQLHQWVSLVAMVTTLPVSLDAQLKRDQGINLFEYHVLVELGDAPGGVRTMSTLASLARGSLSRLSHAVSRLEAAGWVERRACGGAGRRTEALLTAEGRAKLRDSAPGHVREVRRLIIDTLTAEELAHLGHAARRVIAATDPEIAATVAERSREHTGSANPLP, encoded by the coding sequence GTGACGGACGCCTCCGAGGAACCGGACGAGCCGTGGCTCTCCGCCGAGCAGCTGCACCAGTGGGTGTCGCTGGTCGCGATGGTGACCACCCTGCCGGTGAGCCTGGACGCCCAGCTCAAGCGCGATCAGGGCATCAACCTGTTCGAGTACCACGTGCTGGTGGAGCTCGGCGACGCCCCGGGCGGCGTGCGGACGATGAGCACCCTCGCGTCGCTGGCCCGCGGCTCGCTGTCCCGGCTGTCCCACGCCGTCTCCCGGCTGGAGGCCGCCGGCTGGGTCGAACGACGGGCCTGCGGGGGCGCCGGCCGCCGCACCGAGGCACTCCTGACCGCCGAGGGCCGGGCGAAGCTCCGGGACAGCGCACCCGGCCACGTCCGCGAGGTGCGGCGCCTGATCATCGACACGCTGACCGCCGAGGAGCTGGCCCACCTCGGCCACGCCGCCCGGCGGGTCATCGCCGCCACCGACCCCGAGATCGCGGCGACCGTGGCCGAGCGGAGCCGGGAGCACACGGGATCGGCGAACCCCTTGCCCTGA